A genome region from Rhizobium sp. ACO-34A includes the following:
- a CDS encoding secretion protein HylD, with product MSAPLKALLLVVCLALLAGALWFATRPQPLIVQGEVSADRVDVSPRVSGRIADLGADVGDTVKKSDILAQLESPQLVAAMHATEAALAVAEADLERVNSTRPEVIAARRAEVDAAQADVVLYQTERMRQERLLSSAAAPQASVDQSTRNLEAALRKRESAQANLDLAVAGSSREERALAAAKVAQARATLEQQRTDIAELTIRAPIAGQVTTRIAERGENFSAGSPLFSLVDIDHPWFTFNLREDLLKGLKVADRFMVRVPALHDARIEVAVTVINAQGQYATWRATRATGDFDLRTFEVRAMPVAPVEGLRPGMSAIAAWSEGAH from the coding sequence ATGTCTGCACCTCTCAAGGCGCTCCTTCTTGTAGTATGCCTCGCCCTGCTTGCGGGCGCACTCTGGTTCGCGACAAGGCCCCAGCCGTTGATCGTCCAGGGCGAGGTCTCTGCCGATAGAGTTGATGTCAGCCCCCGGGTTTCGGGTCGCATCGCTGATCTCGGTGCAGATGTCGGCGATACCGTGAAAAAATCCGACATCCTCGCCCAGCTCGAAAGCCCTCAGCTCGTCGCCGCAATGCATGCGACGGAAGCCGCCCTTGCCGTGGCCGAGGCCGATCTGGAGCGGGTGAACAGCACGCGGCCTGAGGTGATTGCGGCGCGCAGGGCCGAAGTCGACGCGGCGCAGGCGGATGTCGTTCTCTATCAGACGGAGCGAATGCGACAGGAACGGCTTCTGAGTTCGGCGGCTGCGCCCCAGGCCAGCGTCGACCAGTCGACCCGCAATCTCGAGGCGGCGCTTCGCAAGCGGGAGTCCGCCCAGGCCAATCTCGATCTTGCAGTTGCCGGTTCGAGCAGGGAAGAAAGGGCGCTGGCAGCCGCCAAGGTGGCGCAGGCCCGGGCCACGCTGGAACAGCAGCGCACCGACATTGCCGAACTGACGATCCGCGCGCCGATCGCGGGTCAGGTGACGACCCGGATCGCCGAACGCGGTGAGAATTTCTCCGCCGGATCACCTTTGTTTTCGCTCGTCGATATCGACCATCCCTGGTTCACCTTCAACCTGCGAGAGGATCTGCTGAAGGGACTGAAGGTCGCCGACCGGTTTATGGTCAGGGTGCCCGCGCTGCACGATGCGCGGATCGAGGTGGCCGTAACCGTCATCAACGCGCAGGGCCAGTATGCGACATGGCGCGCGACCCGTGCCACAGGCGATTTCGACCTGCGCACCTTCGAGGTGCGAGCTATGCCTGTTGCGCCGGTCGAAGGCTTGCGGCCGGGCATGAGCGCCATCGCTGCATGGTCGGAAGGCGCGCACTGA